GGAGAGAATATTGATAAAATAGCCAATGAGCATGGATTAAGTTATTTCTTTTGGATGCTCACTATTATATCAATTTTGGTTGCTTTGTTTTCAATTTTAATGACTCCTGTGATTAAGAAATTAATGCATGGTGTGCGATAACCAAGTTTATTATTTTGTTTAAATTTGAAAAAAATTAAAACCAAATGAGAAAAATATTTATACTAGCTTTTTTTATAATAGGATCTCTTGCTTTACAAGCTCAGGATTTAAACTGGCACACAGATGTGAGGGAAGCAATAGCAATCAGCAATAAAGAAAAAAAACCTTTGATGATGTTTTTTACGGGAAGTGACTGGTGTGGCTGGTGTATCCGTTTGCAAAATGAAGTATTGAAAACACCCGAATTTCAAAAATGGGCTAAAGAAAATGTAATTCTGGTCGAATTAGATTACCCTAGAAGAACTGCTCAAACTCCTGAAATTAAGAATCAAAATGCAGAATTGCAGCAGGCTTTTGGAATACAGGGTTTTCCAACCGTATATTTCACAAATGCCGAAAGCAAAGATGGAAAAGTAAATTTTAAAGGGCTTGGCAATACAGGTTATGTTGCTGGTGGTCCAACAGCCTGGCTGGCAGTTGCTGATGGAATAATTAAGGTACAAAAAATGTAAAAAATATATTTTTCACAATATTATGAATCCTCTCGCATAAATAAAGCGAGAGGATTTTTTTTGTTTAGTAGGAAAAAGTATCTCATTTTTTTGATTTTTTTAGGTTGTATTTTATTTTAATAAAATATTGTATTTAAAAAAACATATAATATAATTTTAATGCTAAAAAACCTTGTAGAATTAAAATATAATGTTAATTTCGTTTTGCTAACAAACCAAATCTTTATACTATGATAAAAAAAATACTCCTGCTAATTTTATTTTTAGGGTCGCTAACTTTCCAAGCCCAAAATGTAGTTTGGAAAACGAGTATGGATGCTGCTATAGCTGCAAGCAATGAAGAAAATAAGCCAATGTTGATTTTTTTCACTTCTTCCAGTGCTCCAAATAATCTTCAAAACGAAGTTTTTAAAACGCCTGATTTTGCTGTCTGGTCCAGGGATAATGTGATTTTAGTTAAATTGGATTTATCTGATATCAACGCATCAGATCTTGATAAAGAACAAAATGTTAAACTTAAAAATGCATTTGGTGTTGAGGATTTACCAGAAGTTTGTTTTGCAAATGCATCTGTTAGAAAAAGCAAAACAACATTTCAGGCACTTGGCAAAATTGGATATAAACCCGGAGGTGCAAAAGCATGGATTTCTGAATCGGAGGCAATTTTACATCCAAGCGAATAAAATTTTAATTTATTATTTTGTAGAATCCCTTTTCATTCGTTGCATGGAAAGGGATTTTTTGTTTTAAACAACTCTGTTTCCAATGTTTTTGAATAGTATATGAATTTGATGCATCGGCAATTATTATCTTAGGATGTAATGTTTTTAAAATCCGATCCAGATTAATTTTTGGTGACTGAATTAAAAGTAAAATGTCAGGTTGTATTTTATCCTGATAAATTCCTGTACTATCAATAATAGAAATCTTATTGTTGTTAAAATATAGTGTGTTTTTGATTTGTACTTTCTTTTTTAAAGAGCTAAAATTGCCAACCAGATAGGAATTCAAAATACCGTTTTTTGATGTTTTCTTTAAAAAATCTTTATTGCTAATCAAAGTAATGTTTTCTCCTTTTTTTACAGAAATGATTGTTTCTTTTTTCATGTTATAAATAATAATTTCCTGTTGGCTCTGGATATCATTTTTAGTCATTATAAATGAGATTTGTAAAACAATTACAGCTGATAATGCCCAACACAGTTTTAAATAGGTTGGTTTTTTTATCCAAATAATGGCAAACGTTATAAATAAGTAAAATGAAAATAAATAGTAATTGTTAAAACTAATGTTTTTTATTACAAAAGAATCAAATGAAGCTACAATATGAATAACCTTATTTAAGAGATAAATGCTTTTTTCTAAAATTTGAATCAGAAATTCCGGAGCGGCATTAAAAACGGCTAAAATCATTACCAATATCCCAACAATCATTACGACAGATAAAATCGGGATAATAACAATATTGGTCACAAAAAATAAGCCGGGAAACTGATGAAAATAATATAAACAGAGTGGTAAAGTGCCAATTTGTGCGGCAAACGAAACCGTCAAAACATTCCAGATGTTCATTACAATTTTGTTTTTAGGGTTCCATATATTTTTCAATACAGGCTGGAGCCAAATAATAAAAAATAATGCCAGATAACTTAGTTGGAAACCTACATCAAATAAAAAATAAGGTTCAAAAAGTAATATCAAAAAAAGGGAAACTAATAAAGTATGGTAAGTATTGTCGCTTCTTCGGAGATGATTGCCAATCGAAAGAAATGAAAACATGACAACTGAACGCAGTACAGAAGGGGATAAACCTGAGATTATTGCAAAGATAAATAGAGCTATCAGAATGGCAATTAGTTTTATAAAAGAGCCTTTTCGTGTATTTCCAATTGGCTTTAGAACAAAACCAATCAATAACATTATAAAACCGACATGCAGCCCTGAAACCGAAAGGATATGTGTAGCACCAGAAAATTGATAATCCTGAATAATGTCAGAAGATATTTCTTGTCTTTGACCCAGGATAAGAGCCAAAGCAACATTCATTTCAGTAGGAGCAAAATGTTGCTTATTAAGATTATTTACAATCATGGAATGTAATTTTGCCGTATAATACCAAATGTCTTTTTTTATTGTTTTGTTAATTCTTATTTCTGATTTAGTCGCAAAAACCTGCGCATAAATTTGTTTGTCTTTCAGATACCGGGCATAGTCGAACTGGTTCGGATTTTTGGGACTGCTATTTTGCTGTAATGTAGTTTTTAAGCGAATTGTGTTCCCAATTATAAGCGGGTTAGGTAAGCTGTCTTTTTGGATATTTACAATAATTCTTCCTGTGTAATTTTGATTTTCAATTCGGCTAATGATGGCTATATATCTGTCATTATAGTCATTGCTTTTTAATTTCTCACGCAGGCAGAATGTTATTTGTTGTGGCTTTTCAAAAACCTTTTTGCAATTTGTATAATTTGTTTTTTGTAATGACTCCGTATGAAATAACAAGGTGAGGCATCCAATAAAAAATGCTGACAAATAAGTATTGAGGGTAAAAAGTGTTACAAGTTTCTTTTTCTTTTGTGATAAGAAGTAAGAAGTTGTAAGAGATAGTAAGGCTAAAAAAAGAGCAAAACTTATGTAATGTAAATCGGGATTTAAATAATAACCAGCTAAAATGCCAATTATAAAAAAAATGGTGATTTTACTCAAAGGGTAATTTAATACTTTCATAATTCAAAAGTATTAAAAAATGTAAGAATTATCCTTTTTTATTTAAAATTATTCAAGTATTCTGTTGATCTGAACAAATGAAGTTTTATAATAATTCTCTTTTGTTGACGAAATAATTACTCCTTTGGAAGTTGAGGAATGTACAAATTTTATTTCATCGTGGCTTACCTCTGTTATAAGCCCAACATGATTAATTTGCTTGCTTTTGTTGGTTTTAAAGAAAATTAAATCCCCTTTTTTTGCATCATCGAATTTTATTACTCTTCCAATTTTCGATTGTTCGTAAGAACTTCTGGGAAGTTCAATGTTTTCTGTTTTAAAAGTAAAAAAGACTAAACCAGAGCAATCAAAACCTGCTTTTGTGGTGCCAGCAGCTTTATAACCTGTACCAATATTGTTAGTTGCAGTTTCAATTAATTTATTTATTACAAATTTTGTATCTTTAGTGGACTCTCTATTTGAGGTTGAAGCTGTTTTACACGATGCCAACAAAATAGGGAACAGTATTAGTATAAAGGCCTTTTTCAAAATGAAATTTTTTATTGTTTTTTTAAATCAGTGACAATAAGACTGGCTGTTTTTTTACTGGCTCCAATTCCTCCAAGCTTTTGTTCTAAAAGATCATATTTTTTTAATATTTCCTTGCGATAATCTGGATCTAATAATTTTTGTAATTCTTCTTTGATTCTTTTTGTGTTACATTCATTTTGAATTAATTCGGTTACGACTTCTTCATCCATAATCAAATTAACCAGTGAAATATATTTTAAAGTAATAATTCTTTTTGCGATTTGATAGGATGCCCAGCTTCCTTTATAGCATACAACTTCAGGCACTTTAAAAAGTGCGGTTTCTAAAGTTGCAGTTCCTGAAGTAACTAAAGCAGATGTTGAAGACCGTAATAAATCATACGTCTTATTCGAAATGAATTTAATGTTTTTATCTGAAATAAATTGCTGGTAGAATTCAAAATCCTGACTGGGAGCACCGGCAATGACAAATTGATAATCTTTAAAATCATCAACAACGCTTAACATTACGCCCAGCATTTTTGTAATTTCCTGTTTTCGGCTACCCGGTAAAAGAGCAATAATTGGCTTATCACTCAATTGGTTTTCTTTTCTAAAAATCACTTCATCAAAAGCGGGCTGATTATGAATAGCATCAATTAAAGGATGCCCGACAAATTCTACCGGAAAGCCATGTTTGTCTTCGTAAAAGCCTTTCTCGAAAGGTAAAATTACGAACATTTTATCTACATCATTTTTTATTGCTGTAATCCGGCTTTCTTTCCAGGCCCAAATTTGAGGTGAAATGTAATAATGTGTTTTATAATGCAATGTTTTTGCCCATTTAGCAATTCGCATATTAAATCCAGGGTAATCAATAAAAATGATAACGTCAGGCTGAAATTCTGAAATATCTTTTTTGCAGAATTTAATATTGTTTAATATCGTTTTTAAATTAAAAACTACTTCGACAAAGCCCATGAAAGCCAGTTCGCGATAGTGTTTTACTAAAGTTCCGCCTGCTTTTTGCATTAAATCCCCTCCCCAAAATCTAATGTCAGCTTCAGGATCCTCTTGATATAATGCTTTCATTAAATTAGAACCGTGTAAATCACCAGAAGCTTCGCCTGCAATAATGTAGTATTTCATACTTTTTAGTATTTTTTTAAAGGAATACAAAGATAGTAACTTAAATCAGTAAAGTTGAGAATGCCAAAACAATCACTGCAAAGATGACGCCTCCTGCCATAGATTCTTTATTCCTTTTTAACAAAATTGCAAAAACAGCAAGATCTAACGTGGTACCTAATGTAATTACTTTTCCTAAATAGCCATTCTCTTTAATGGTGTTGATTGCATATAGAATATCAAATTCTGTAAAAAAAGTAATGAACAAACAAGTTCCAATTAAAGAAGTCAAAATTCCGGCAATGAAGCCAATTAGTATGTCTTTTTTATTCATTTAAATTCCATGTATTTAGTTGTTGAATCGCATGATGGGCAGTCAAATCAAACTGAACAGGAACTACCGAAACATAGCCATTTTCTAACGCCCATTCATCTGTGTCATCTCCTTTATCCTGATTTATAAATTCGCCTGAAAGCCAGTAATAGTCTTTTCCAAAAGGAGTTTGTCGCTTATCAAATTTTTCCACCCACATTGCTTTTGCCTGTCTGCAGACTTTAATGCCTTTGATTTCTTTTTCTTTCAGCTTTGGGAAATTAACATTTAAAATAACACCAGGAGGTATTTTTTTTTCAAGTGTTTCTAAAACTATTTTTTTCACAAATGTTTTAATTGGTTCAAAATCGGCATTCCAGTTATAATCCAACAAAGAAAAACCTATAGCAGGGATTCCTTCAATACCTGCTTCAACAGCCGCACTCATGGTTCCGGAATAAATTACATTTATAGAAGAATTTGAACCGTGATTGATTCCGGATACACATAAATCAGGTTTCATTTTCAAGATTTCATTTACGGCTAATTTTACGCAATCTACAGGAGTTCCTGAGCAGCTATATTCTGTAATTGGATCATTTTCTTTAGATATTTTGTTAAGGTATAAAGTATTGTTTATAGTAATAGCGTGTCCGGTTGCGCTTTGAGGCTTATCGGGTGCAACAACAATTACCTCGCCAATAGTTTTCATAATTTCTATTAAACTTCTTATACCAGGAGCAGTAATGCCATCATCGTTGGTAACTAATATTAAAGGCTTTTTAGTTTTCATAAAATAAAGATTTAACACAAATGTAGGTACAGATTTTCATAGAATACCAACAAATAAATTAAAATTTGTCAACTAAATTATCAATGTTTTTAGTGATTGAAAGATTTTTATATCTTTAACAAAAAATTATAGAAGGGTTGGCTTTATTGGCTTGATTTTTACTATAACTTAGAGAAAAAAATTGATGAATGCTATTATTAAATTTATGAAAAGAAATTATAAAATCCTTATAGCCGTATTATGCTTGTCTGTAACCTTGTTTGCTTTCAAGGTTAATGCAGATAAAACAATAGATCCGGATCCTAATAAAGATAAAATGCTTTTAGAAATATTGGCATTTGTTATAGAAAAAGGGCACTATAATCCGCCACCAATTGATGATGAATTTTCAAAAGGAATTTTCAAAGATTATATTGATGCGCTGGATCCTTCAAAGAGATTTTTTCTGCAGTCTGATATTGATGAATTCAGACAGTATGAATTAATGCTGGATGATCAGTTCATTAACAAGGATTTGACGTTTTTTAATCTTACTTATGCCAGATTAATGAAACGTATGGAAGAAAGCAAAAAAAGATATAAAACGATTTTAGCACAGCCATTCAATTATAATATTGATGAAACTTTTAATGCAGATTATGAAAAAATCCCATATGCAAAAAGTACTGCTGAAATCAATGAAAGATGGAGAATGCAGATTAAATTATCAACTCTTTCTTCTTTGGTAACAAAGCAAAAGTTAGAAGAAGATAAAAAGAAAACAGACCCGTCATATAAAGTAAAATCTTTTGAAGCTCTAGAGAAAGAAACACGTGAAAGTTCTCTTAAATCATTGGATGATAATTTTAGTTTAATAAAAGATCTAGATAAGCAAGATTGGTTTTCTGTTTATGTAAACTCAATTATGACTCGTTTTGATCCGCACACCAGCTATTTTGCGCCAGAAGAAAAAGATCGTTTTGATGTAAATATTAGTGGAAAATTAGAAGGAATTGGAGCCCGTTTGACTAAGAAAAACGATTTCACACAAATTGATGAATTGATTTCCGGTGGTCCGGCCTGGAAAGGAAAGGAGCTTGAATCAGGCGATTTGATACTGAAGGTAGGGCAAGGTAATGAAGAGCCTGTAGATGTAGTAGGTATGCGTCTGGATGATGTTGTGAAAAAAATCAAAGGGCATAAAGGTACAGAAGTAAGGCTTACTGTTAAAAAGGTAGACGGAAGTATCAAAGTTATTTCAATTATCAGAGATGTAGTTGAGATAGAAGAAACATACGCTAAGTCAAGTATTGTTGAAAAAAACGGATTGAAGTATGGTGTAATTTATTTACCTAAATTTTATATCGATTTTGAAAACAAAGACGGCCGCGATGCAGGTAAAGATATTGCGCTGGAAGTTGAAAGACTTAAAAAAGAAAACATTAGCGGAATTGTACTTGATGTTCGTGATGATGGTGGCGGATCACTTTCTACTGTAGTTGATATTGCAGGGCTTTTTATCGAAGAAGGTCCAATTGTTCAGGTAAAATCAGCGGGCAAAAAGAAAGAGGTTTTATACGATAAAGATAAAAAAATTGAGTGGGATGGTCCATTGGTAATAATGGTAAACAGTTTTTCTGCCTCAGCATCTGAAATATTGGCTGCGGCAATTCAGGATTACAAACGAGGTGTAATCATTGGTAGTAAACAAACGTATGGAAAAGGTACGGTTCAGACTGTTATAGATTTGAATCAGTTTGTTCGTAATAGTGATTTTGGTGATTTTGGAGCCTTGAAAGCAACTGCTCAAAAGTTCTATAGAATCAATGGAGGTTCAACTCAGCTTGAAGGAGTAAAAAGTGATGTTGTCATGCCGGATCGTTACGCTTATTTAAAAATGGGTGAGCGCGATATGGATAATGCAATGCCTTGGGATAAAATAGATCCTGCAAACTATAATGTATGGAATTCAAACGAAAACTTTAATCAGGCGATATCCAATAGCAAAATTAGAATTTCTCAAAATCCTCAGTTTAAATTAATAGAGGATAATGCGAAATGGATTGATGTTAAAAACAAAGAAAATACGTACAGCTTAAATATTAAAAATTTCAAAGCCACACAGGAGCAAGTTGAAAGTGAAGGTAAAAAATACAAACCAATTGCTGATTATAAAAACAATCTGGTTTTTAAATCATTGCCTTATGAAAATCTTGAAATAGCTAAAGATGCTTCTTTAAAAGAAAAAAGAGAAGCATGGCATAAGGCTTTGTCAAAAGACATATATGTTGAAGAGGCTTTAAATGTATTAGACGATCTACAGCCTAAAGGCAATGTTAATAAGCAAACAAATTCTTCTAAATTAAAAAAAGACAAAGTGGTTAAGTCTTAATATTAATTATACTTACATAAAAAGTTAAAGCTCCATATTTCTTGATTTATGGAGCTTTTTTTTGAAAACATATTTAATTACATACATGAAAAAAATACTCGGTTTATTTTTAATTACATTTTGTATAATCTCTTGTAAAAAAGATGAAAATAAAGTATTGATGGCTCAAAATATATTGGTTGATTACAAACAAAATATTTCGCAATCAGGTTATACTGTTGATTATCTTCCAACTTCTACAACAAAGCAAATTGTAAAGCATGATTATTATACTTTGTCATACAATGAAAAATTTGAACAGGCAGAATGGGTGGCATATGAATTAAAAAAAGAGTATTTGAAAGATAATGATTTTAAAAGACCTTATTTTATTGAGGACCCAAAGGTGACCACCAGATCGGCAGACTGGAGGAATTACAAAAAGTCAGGGTATGACAAAGGGCATTTGTGCCCTGCAGGGGATATGGAGTTTGATAAAAAAGCTTATGATGATACCTTCTATACTTCGAATATTTCACCTCAGAACCATGAATTTAATAGCGGAATCTGGAATCGTTTAGAAAATAAAGTTCGTTATTGGGCCGGAAAGTATAATGCTATTTATGTAGTTACCGGAGGAATTTTAAGGGATTCTGATAAAAAAATAGGAACAGAAAAGGTTTCTGTTCCTAAATATTTTTATAAAATTGTTTTGGTTAAATCAGGAAAGGAACACAAGGCAATTGCTTTTTTGATTCCGAATGAAAAAAGCCAAAAGGGAATTTACGAGTTTGTAGTTCCTGTTGAGACTTTAGAAAAGATGACAGGAATTGATTTCTTTCCTAATTTAAAAAATTTAAAAAGCAGTAAGGACTTTTAAGTCGGCTATAGTTGCTATTGGATTTTCTGCCTTAAAAACAAAACTTCCGGCAACTAAAACATCTGCACCTGTTTCTACTAATTGTTTTGCATTTTTGTTGGTTACACCTCCATCAATTTCAATAAGTGTTGAAGCGTTTTTGCGTGTAATTAAATCTTTGAGTTTTTTAACTTTATTATAAGTGTTTTCAATGAACGATTGCCCGCCAAAGCCAGGATTTACGCTCATAATACAAACTAAGTCAATATCATTTATTACATCTTCTAATAAATCTATATTTGTATGGGGATTTATGGCAACACCCGCTTTCATTCCTTCGGCTTTAATAGCTTGTAAAGTTCTGTGTAAGTGGTTGCAGGCTTCGTAATGCACAGTTAAATTATTGGCTCCGAGATCTGCAAAAGTTTTGATGTAACGATCAGGATCGACAATCATTAGGTGCACATCGATTGTTTTGTTTGCATGTTTTGAGATTGCTTCTAAAACAGGCATTCCAAAAGAAATGTTAGGAACAAAAACTCCATCCATAATATCAATATGGAACCAGTCAGCCTGGCTATTATTAATCATTTCAATATCACGTTGTAAATTGGCAAAATCAGCTGCAAGAACAGAAGGAGCAATAAGAGTGTTTTTCATTGTTGTTAGTTGTGATGCGTTATTTTTTGCAAAGGTAATTATAAAAAATAAAAAACTCCGGTAATCAGCCGGAGTTTCAATCATCAATCAAAAAACGAACAGTCAATCAAACTGTTGTTTACGGTAAAAACTTCAAATTATAAATTCCAAATTCCAATTTTAGTTGGGATTTGGAATTTTAAATATTGAAATTTAATATTATTATCCTAAATAAGTTTTAAGGATTTTACTTCTCGAAGTGTGTTTCAATCTACGAATTGCTTTCTCTTTAATCTGACGCACACGCTCACGGGTTAAGTCAAAAGTTTCTCCGATTTCTTCCAAAGTCATCGGGTGCTGATCACCAAGTCCAAAATATAAACGAACAACATCAGCTTCTCTTGGAGTTAATGTTTCTAATGAACGCTCTATTTCAGTACGAAGAGATTCGTGAATTAATTCTCTGTCAGGGTTTGGAG
The Flavobacterium flavigenum genome window above contains:
- a CDS encoding thioredoxin family protein codes for the protein MRKIFILAFFIIGSLALQAQDLNWHTDVREAIAISNKEKKPLMMFFTGSDWCGWCIRLQNEVLKTPEFQKWAKENVILVELDYPRRTAQTPEIKNQNAELQQAFGIQGFPTVYFTNAESKDGKVNFKGLGNTGYVAGGPTAWLAVADGIIKVQKM
- a CDS encoding thioredoxin family protein, producing the protein MIKKILLLILFLGSLTFQAQNVVWKTSMDAAIAASNEENKPMLIFFTSSSAPNNLQNEVFKTPDFAVWSRDNVILVKLDLSDINASDLDKEQNVKLKNAFGVEDLPEVCFANASVRKSKTTFQALGKIGYKPGGAKAWISESEAILHPSE
- a CDS encoding ComEC/Rec2 family competence protein, with protein sequence MKVLNYPLSKITIFFIIGILAGYYLNPDLHYISFALFLALLSLTTSYFLSQKKKKLVTLFTLNTYLSAFFIGCLTLLFHTESLQKTNYTNCKKVFEKPQQITFCLREKLKSNDYNDRYIAIISRIENQNYTGRIIVNIQKDSLPNPLIIGNTIRLKTTLQQNSSPKNPNQFDYARYLKDKQIYAQVFATKSEIRINKTIKKDIWYYTAKLHSMIVNNLNKQHFAPTEMNVALALILGQRQEISSDIIQDYQFSGATHILSVSGLHVGFIMLLIGFVLKPIGNTRKGSFIKLIAILIALFIFAIISGLSPSVLRSVVMFSFLSIGNHLRRSDNTYHTLLVSLFLILLFEPYFLFDVGFQLSYLALFFIIWLQPVLKNIWNPKNKIVMNIWNVLTVSFAAQIGTLPLCLYYFHQFPGLFFVTNIVIIPILSVVMIVGILVMILAVFNAAPEFLIQILEKSIYLLNKVIHIVASFDSFVIKNISFNNYYLFSFYLFITFAIIWIKKPTYLKLCWALSAVIVLQISFIMTKNDIQSQQEIIIYNMKKETIISVKKGENITLISNKDFLKKTSKNGILNSYLVGNFSSLKKKVQIKNTLYFNNNKISIIDSTGIYQDKIQPDILLLIQSPKINLDRILKTLHPKIIIADASNSYTIQKHWKQSCLKQKIPFHATNEKGFYKIIN
- a CDS encoding C40 family peptidase: MKKAFILILFPILLASCKTASTSNRESTKDTKFVINKLIETATNNIGTGYKAAGTTKAGFDCSGLVFFTFKTENIELPRSSYEQSKIGRVIKFDDAKKGDLIFFKTNKSKQINHVGLITEVSHDEIKFVHSSTSKGVIISSTKENYYKTSFVQINRILE
- the lpxB gene encoding lipid-A-disaccharide synthase encodes the protein MKYYIIAGEASGDLHGSNLMKALYQEDPEADIRFWGGDLMQKAGGTLVKHYRELAFMGFVEVVFNLKTILNNIKFCKKDISEFQPDVIIFIDYPGFNMRIAKWAKTLHYKTHYYISPQIWAWKESRITAIKNDVDKMFVILPFEKGFYEDKHGFPVEFVGHPLIDAIHNQPAFDEVIFRKENQLSDKPIIALLPGSRKQEITKMLGVMLSVVDDFKDYQFVIAGAPSQDFEFYQQFISDKNIKFISNKTYDLLRSSTSALVTSGTATLETALFKVPEVVCYKGSWASYQIAKRIITLKYISLVNLIMDEEVVTELIQNECNTKRIKEELQKLLDPDYRKEILKKYDLLEQKLGGIGASKKTASLIVTDLKKQ
- the surE gene encoding 5'/3'-nucleotidase SurE; protein product: MKTKKPLILVTNDDGITAPGIRSLIEIMKTIGEVIVVAPDKPQSATGHAITINNTLYLNKISKENDPITEYSCSGTPVDCVKLAVNEILKMKPDLCVSGINHGSNSSINVIYSGTMSAAVEAGIEGIPAIGFSLLDYNWNADFEPIKTFVKKIVLETLEKKIPPGVILNVNFPKLKEKEIKGIKVCRQAKAMWVEKFDKRQTPFGKDYYWLSGEFINQDKGDDTDEWALENGYVSVVPVQFDLTAHHAIQQLNTWNLNE
- a CDS encoding carboxy terminal-processing peptidase is translated as MNAIIKFMKRNYKILIAVLCLSVTLFAFKVNADKTIDPDPNKDKMLLEILAFVIEKGHYNPPPIDDEFSKGIFKDYIDALDPSKRFFLQSDIDEFRQYELMLDDQFINKDLTFFNLTYARLMKRMEESKKRYKTILAQPFNYNIDETFNADYEKIPYAKSTAEINERWRMQIKLSTLSSLVTKQKLEEDKKKTDPSYKVKSFEALEKETRESSLKSLDDNFSLIKDLDKQDWFSVYVNSIMTRFDPHTSYFAPEEKDRFDVNISGKLEGIGARLTKKNDFTQIDELISGGPAWKGKELESGDLILKVGQGNEEPVDVVGMRLDDVVKKIKGHKGTEVRLTVKKVDGSIKVISIIRDVVEIEETYAKSSIVEKNGLKYGVIYLPKFYIDFENKDGRDAGKDIALEVERLKKENISGIVLDVRDDGGGSLSTVVDIAGLFIEEGPIVQVKSAGKKKEVLYDKDKKIEWDGPLVIMVNSFSASASEILAAAIQDYKRGVIIGSKQTYGKGTVQTVIDLNQFVRNSDFGDFGALKATAQKFYRINGGSTQLEGVKSDVVMPDRYAYLKMGERDMDNAMPWDKIDPANYNVWNSNENFNQAISNSKIRISQNPQFKLIEDNAKWIDVKNKENTYSLNIKNFKATQEQVESEGKKYKPIADYKNNLVFKSLPYENLEIAKDASLKEKREAWHKALSKDIYVEEALNVLDDLQPKGNVNKQTNSSKLKKDKVVKS
- a CDS encoding DNA/RNA non-specific endonuclease, yielding MAQNILVDYKQNISQSGYTVDYLPTSTTKQIVKHDYYTLSYNEKFEQAEWVAYELKKEYLKDNDFKRPYFIEDPKVTTRSADWRNYKKSGYDKGHLCPAGDMEFDKKAYDDTFYTSNISPQNHEFNSGIWNRLENKVRYWAGKYNAIYVVTGGILRDSDKKIGTEKVSVPKYFYKIVLVKSGKEHKAIAFLIPNEKSQKGIYEFVVPVETLEKMTGIDFFPNLKNLKSSKDF
- the rpe gene encoding ribulose-phosphate 3-epimerase; the encoded protein is MKNTLIAPSVLAADFANLQRDIEMINNSQADWFHIDIMDGVFVPNISFGMPVLEAISKHANKTIDVHLMIVDPDRYIKTFADLGANNLTVHYEACNHLHRTLQAIKAEGMKAGVAINPHTNIDLLEDVINDIDLVCIMSVNPGFGGQSFIENTYNKVKKLKDLITRKNASTLIEIDGGVTNKNAKQLVETGADVLVAGSFVFKAENPIATIADLKVLTAF